ACGGACGGGAAGGACGGCCCGTGCACGGCCAGGGTGTCCGCGCCCGGGGTCGAGGGGTAGAGGCCGAGGGCCGCCCAGACGTACCAGGCCGAGGTGGCGCCCAGGTCGTCGTTGCCCGGTAGCCCGCTGGGGCCGGTGGTGAAGGACTCGGTCATCACCTTGCGGACCGCCGCGGAGGCGCCGGCGGGGTTGCGGGCGTAGTTGTAGGCCCACGGCACGCCGTGCTCGGGTTCGTTGCCGATGTAGTAGTACGGCAGGCTCTGACCGGCGTTGACCTGGGTGAAGTGGTGGTCGAGCCGCTGTACGGCGGTCTGCCGGCCGCCCATGGTGTTGATCAGGTCGGCGAAGTCGTAGGGGACCATCCAGGTGTACTGGGCGGCGTTTCCCTCGGTGAAGTCGCTCTGTGCGCCCGGTTCGAGCGGCCACTTCCAGCTGCCGTCGGAGTTACGGGGCTGGGTGTAGCCCGACTCGGGGCTGAAGGTGTTGCGCCACCACTGCGCCCGGGTCATGTAGGTGGAGTAGTCCGAGGTGTTGCCGAGGGCCTTGGCGAACTGGGCGACGGCGAAGTCGGAGGCCGAGTACTCCAGTGAGTCCGAGGGGGCGCCGGGCAGGTAGTGCAGGCTGGTGTAGGTGGACTGGTTCCCGCGGATCGGCGAACCCTGGGCGGTGCCGCCCTCGGAGGACTTCTTCATCAGGGCCAGTGCGGCGGCGGTGTCGAATCCCCGCGCCCCGAAGGCGTACATGCTGCCGACGATGATGGGCCCGGGGTCGCCGGTCATCACGAAGTCCTCGTTGGTCTGCTGCGACCACTTGGGCAGCAGGCCGCCCTGCTGGCCGTCCAGGACCATCGACTTGGCGATGTCGGAGGCCTCGGTGGGCGCGATGAGCGCTATCAGGGCCGCCCAGGAGCGGTAGATGTCCCAGCCGGAGTAGTTCTGGTAGACCGGTCGCGAGGAGTTGTGCACCGCGCCGTCGAAGCCCCGGTAGTCGCCGTTGACGTCGCTGGCGATGTTGGGGCTCTGGAAGACGTGGTACAGGGAGGTGTAGAACTTCTCGAGGTCGTCGGCGGAGCCGCCGGCGACCCGGGCCCGGTCGAGGATCTGGTTCCAGGAGGTGTCCGCCGCGGAGCGGACGGCGCCGAAGTCCCAGCCGTTGTTCTCGGCGACGAGGTCGGCCTGGGCGCCTGCGATGCTCACGTAGCTCAGGGCCACCTTGAACTGCACCGTCCGGGAGCCGGTGGTGTCGAAGGTGACGTAGGCGCCGGTGTTGGTACCGGAGGTGCTCGCCGAGCCGGCGCTCACCGTGCCGCCCGACCAGGTGCCGAAGCTGCTCGGGGCGCGGTCGAAGCGGATGTCGAAGAAGATCTGGTAGGTCTTGGAGGAGCCGCAGAAGCCGCCGGCGGTGACGCTGCCGGTCACCTCCGAGCCGTTGACCTTGACCGAGCCGCTGCGGTTGCCGGTGGCGCTGCGGCTGGTGTTGATCAGCAGCTGCGAGGCGGTCGAGGACGGGTAGGTCAGGCGGCCCATGCCGGTGCGGGTGGTCGCCGTCAGTTCGACGTCGGTGGCGTACTTGTCGAGCCGGTTCTTGTAGAAGCCGGGCGCGGCGGACTCGTTGGACTTGGTGTAACCCGAGGCGTAGCCGGTCCAGTTGGTGCCGGGTGAGGCGCCGAGGGCGCCGGTCACCGGCAGCAGCGGCAGGTCCTCGTTGTTCGCGCAGCCGGCTCCGTCGAAGTGGGTGAGGCTGAAGTCCTCGATCGAGGTGTCGGAGTTGCGATAGCCGGACGGTGAGGCCGTCGGCGTGTCGGGGCTGAACTGCACCCCGCCGAAGGGAACCACGGCTCCCGGGTAGGTCGAGCCGCCCGCGCCGCCGCCGACGGGGTTCGGGGCGTTGCTGTCGTCGGTGCCGATGAACGGGTCGACGTACTGGGTCAGGTTGGACGCCGCGGCTTGGGCGGGGGGCGTGGCGAGCCCGCCGGCGCCGAAGGCGGCGAGCAGGACGCTGCTGACCACCGCGGCGGCGCGGAAGCGGAGGACGGTTAAGAGCACGGGGACCACCTTCGAGTGGAGACGGGCCGCCGCGGGGGATCGGCGGCCAGCGGTCTCATGGGTACGGTCATTGCTCCGAGCGGGATGGGAACGCTACCAAGCGAGACGCAATTGTTGCGATGCGGCGAATCGCTCGTCAAGGCCATGACATAACATCAACTAGCCTTGCTTCCAGGGAGTTGACGAGTAACTCGACGACTTCATGAGTATTGACAGGCCGTCATGTGCGGCAGCAGACTCAGGTCAATCGCGTGAACGTTACCAAGACGGGTCCGGAGGCCGGTCCAATGACAGAGCCCCTTCCGGAAGCCCGGAAGGTGAGCAAGCGCTACGGCCAGGTGCACGCCCTCCAGGGCGCCGACTTCACCGTCCGCCCCGGCCAGGTGGTCTCTGATCGGGGACAACGGCGCCGGCAGGAGCACGCTGGGAGCGTGCCGAGGAGGATGCCTGTGAAGCACCCGACGATGAAGGACGTGGCCCAGGCGGCGGGGGTCAGTCTCATGACCGTCTCCCGGGTGATCGCCGGCGAGGCGGGAGTCTCGCCCGACACCGCCGCGCGGGTCGAGCGGGCGGTCCGCAAGCTCGGGTACCAGCGCAACGACAATGCGCGCAACCTGCGGCAGAAGAGACGCGGGACGTCCACCATCGGCCTGGTGGTGGACGATCTCGCCGACCCCTTCTACGCCCTGATGGTCCGTTCGGTCGAGGACGAGGCGCACCGCCGCGGCTACCTGGTCCTGGTCGGCAGCACCAACGACGAGCCGCGCCGGGAACGCGAGGTCATCGCCGCGTTCACCGCCCGGCAGGTGGACGGCCTGATCATCGTTCCCACCATCGGCGGCCACGGGTTCCTCAAACCGCCGATGGAGGCCGGCACCCAGGTGGTCTGCGTGGACCGCCCGGCCAAGGGCCTCGACGTCGACACCGTCACCGTCGACAACCGGGACGGCGCGCGGGGTGCCGTGACCCATCTGCTGGGCCACGGCCACACCCGGATCGCCTACCTTGGCGACCGCTACGAGATCTGGACCCAGTCCGAGCGCTACGCCGGCTACCTGGAGGCACTCATCGACCACGGGCTCGCGGTCGACCCCGACCTCGTACGGCACGGGCTGCGCTCCCACGGTGACGCCCAGGACGCCCTCGCCGAACTGCGCGTCCTGCCCGATCCGCCGACCGCCCTGTTCACCAGCAACGACGTCATCACCCTCGGGGTGCTGAACGGGCTGGACCACCCCACCCCGATGTCCATCGTCGGATTCGACGACCTGCCGCTCGCCAAACAGCTCGACCCGCCGCTGACCGTCGTCAGTCAGGACCCGGTAGCGGTCGGCAGCACCGCGGCCAACCTCCTGTTCTCCCGGATCGACGGTGACCGCTCCGCTCCGCGGAAGGTCGTCCTGCTCACCCGCTTCATCGCACGAAGATCGGGGGAGCGGCCCGTCCAGCGGGTGTCCGACTGACCGTGGCCGTGTCGGGGAACGACCGGCGGCGGGCGGTGGCGTGCGCTCTTCGGTGACGGCCGGTACCTCGGCCGGCCGGTGTCGGGCAGGTCCGACGTGCTCTGCCGGCCGCCGGCTGCGGTCCTGGTCGTCAGAGCCTGCTGGTCCCCGGGAACTCCCCGGTCGGACCAGTTCGGGCCAGCGCCCTGGTGAGGGCCGGCCGGTCCGACTGATGGCCGTAGCGGTTGTTCCGGCCCGACCGTTCCAGCAGCCGGTGCGGCTCCAGTCGGTAGGTTTCCGCGTCGGTCAGGAGGCTGTCCGCGCTCGGGCCGTCCGGGTCGACCAGGTGCTTCCTCAGTTCCCCCAGGACCTCGCTGCGGTCGATGAAGCAGCTCATGCCGCAGTCCAGGCCGTCGTCGTCAAGGCCGTCCGGGTAGGGCGCCCGGGCCCAGGCGCCGTTCTCGTACCAGTGGACGCAGCCGATCTAGCGCCCTCCGAGTCCGTCCCGCAATTCCTCGTAGGGCAGCCGGTCCGGGCCTCCCGCCAGCACGTCGATCGCCGGCTCGTGCCACTTCACCTCGCTCGCCCTCGTCCTCGCCGTAGAGCACGAACCGGCCCTCACCCTGCTCGGACATGACCCACCAGGTGCAGCCGCTGTCGTCCCGGCGGAGGCCCTGGTCATCGGTCCACCGGCCGGACCGGTGGACCGGCGGGCGTTCCTGGCATTCGGTGGTGGCCTCAAGGGCGGCGAGCAGCGCCCAGCGCGCCCACAGCTCCTCGGCCGGCGTAAGGTCCTCCGGTAGTCCTGGCCGGTGAACGGTCATGTGGGCCCCGGTGTGCGCGTTCCGATGGTGAGCGCCACCACGATACGGTCTGCGGCCGGCACGACCCCGCCGTCCGCTCCCGCTCTGCGTCGCCGTGAGGGCCACGGCTGCCCCGGTGGCCGGCCCCGGCCCGCTCATGCCGCCAGCCGGAGGGCTTCCGGCCGGCGGCATCAGCGGGTGTTCTCCGGACGGTTCGTCAGATGGCGCTGCAGGCTGCTCCGTTCAGGGTGAACGCGGTGGGCGTGGGGTTGGCGGCGTTGTAGGTGCCCTGGAAGCCGAAGCCGGTGGAGGCGCCTGCGGCGAGGGTGCCGTTGTAACCGAGGTCGGTGGCGGTGACGACCGCACCCGACTGGGTGATCTTGGTGTTCCAGAAGCCGGTGACCTTCTGGTCGCCGCCGTAGGTCCACTTGAGCGTCCAGCTGCTGATCGGGGCCGTGCCGGTGTTCTTGACCGTGATGTCGGCGGTGAAGCCGGTGCTCCAGGTGTTGGTCCGGTACGCGATCGAACAGGCGGTGGTGCCGGACGTCGGCGTGGCCGTCGGGGTCGCCGTCGCCGTGGGCGTCGCGGTCGGGGTCGCCGTGGCGGTGGGTGTCACGGTCGCCGTCGGGGTCACCGTGGCGGTGGGCGTGGCCGTCGGCTGAGGGCTCGGGTCCGGTGCGTTGGCGGCCAGCTGGTAGGCGACGTCCGCCGAGAAGGTGCCCGCGGCGGCGGCGCAGCCGTCGGCCTCGCCCGGGGGCTTCACCCAGAGGAAGGCGTCGATCGAGGCGTCACCGGTGGCGGCGGTCGGGTAGTTGCCGATCGAGCGGCCGGCCGGGTCGCACCAGGCGCCGCCGCCCGCCGGGCCGTTGCCGTTGCGACTGGTGTCGATGACGGCGTGCAGGTTACCGGGGTTGCCCAGGGCGGACAGCACCGACTTGCTGTAACCGACTTCGCCCGCGGTGGTGTTGAAGTTGGAGACGTTGGTGAAGAAGCCGTTGGCGTTGGCCAGAATGCCGGCACTGCGCAGTCGGTCCGCCTGCGTGGCGGCGCTGTTCCAGGTGGAGTGGCCGCCGTCCAGGTAGACCTTGGCGTTGGGGGCGGCCGCGTGGATGGTGGCGCCGGCCCGCGAGAGGGAGGCGAAACGGTCGGTCTGCTGCTGGGCGGACAGGCAGGTGGTGAGGGCGATCGAGTCCGGCTCCAGGACGATCAGCGAGGGGCCGCTGCCGAGGCCGGCCGCGAACTTGGTCACCCACGCGTCGTACGAGGCCAGGTCGGGGGCGCCGCCGGCGGAGGCGCCGCCGCAGTCGCGGTTCGGGATCTCGTACACCACCAGCACCGGTACCCGGCCCGCTCCGGCGGCTGCTGCGGTGATCGTCCGGACATCCGAAGTAATGGTGTCGGGGCGGTAGTTGGCGAACCAGATGCCCTGCGGCTGGCTGGCCACCCGCTTGGAGATCACGGAAGTGCGGGAGTCGTTCGGGTTGGCGGCGACCCACTTGACGACCTGGGAGGCCGGGTCCTTGTAGAACTGCGTTCCGCCGGCCAGGCTGCCCTGGACGGCGGCGCCGGCCCCGGTCTGGGTGGCCAGCAGCACGGCTCCGGCGGTCGCTCCGGCGGCCAGAGCCAGCAGGGCGGTGCGGCGTCGCCGGGACGTTGCGGGCTGCTCTTCGGTGGCGCGGCCGTCGGGGGAGGGGGCGGCGCGCCGGACGGACTCGGGGGTGCTCATGGGTGTTCTCCGCGTGCTCTCGGGTGGGAGAGGATCCAGGACGGTCGAGATGAACGTGGGAGCGCTCCCGCGATCGAGGTCGAGCGTAGCCAAGCCACGGCCTCGGCGTAATCCCTGACGCACGAGAAGTTTTCTCCGGCTTTGACCGCCATGAGCATCGGGAGGTGGGAGCGCTCCCGCGATCCCCGGCCACCCCGGCCACCCCGGTCAACCCGGGGACGGGGGAGCGGGGACCGGACAGGGTACGGGGGAGCGGAGGAGTCGTTTGCGCAGTAGCAGTGACTTCGCTCTGCCGAACATGCTGCGCTTTCACGTCGTTGACGCGGCCCTCGACCGGTCCGGACGCCCTCGCCGAGGCGTCCAAGGGCGCCGACAGCGTCCTGTGGCTCGTCCCGCCGAACCCGGGCGCCGACGACATCGAGGACCACTACCTCGACTTCACCCGCCCGGCCTGCGACGCCGTCCAGGCCCAGGGCGTCAGGCGCGTGGCCGGTGTCACCAGCCTGGGGCCGCGGCTACCCCCGGCACGCCGGACGGCTGTCGCCCGCCTTCGCGATGGACGCCGTGATCGAGAGCACCGGGGCCGGCTACCGACCCGCCCACCACCTTCCGCCGGTGGTGCGACGAGGTGCTGAGGCCTGCGGTCCTCACCTGAGGCGGCGCCGCGGGGTGCGAACCGGTCCTCGGACCGCAGTGGGAGGCCCGGTCCTGTCCTTCGCGCCCCGAGCGGCCCGGGCGGCATGCCATCGTGCCGTTCCGAAATGGCCCAGCAGTTTCAGGCGCCGGTTCAGGTGCCGGCTGTCGGGGCGGGCGACGCGGCGCCGGCGGGCGGCGCCTGGCAGGGCAGGGTGACGACGAGGATCACGCCTTCGTCGGCCTCGGCCCCGCCCTTCAGGGAGACGGTGTACCGGTCGGGCTCGTGGACGGCCTCGAAGCCGCCGGTGGGTGAGGCGGCCCGAGCGGCCGGGGCGGACTCCGTCCAGGTGATCTTGAAGCCCTCGTTCACGAGCCTCTCCCGCAGGGCTCGGATCACCTCGGGACGCTGATCGTCCGTGGCCTTCAACTGGGTCGCCGAGCTGAGCTGGTACGCCTCACCCTCATCGGCTATGCCCCTGCCGCGACCCGGGCACCGGTGGTAGGCGAGGAGCTTGCCCCACGGATCGCGCTCAAGGCCCGTCAGGTCGCGCAGGTGGTCCTGGATTAGATCCGCCCGGGTCAGCGCCTCGTCCCGGGACTCGACGCGCGCAGGCTTGCTTCGGCGTTCCCGGTCCGGGGCCCAGCGGCCCCACCAGCAAGCACGGGCCGAGCACCAGGGCGCCCAGCGCCGCCGCCCCGATGTTACGGGCCGCTTTCGCGGTTGTCCCGGACGGCCTCGGCGTCGATCTCTTGAACAAGTGCGGTAGTCCCCCGTGAACAGGTGTGCGTTCTGCCGCTCGGATGCTATGTCACCACCGGGGAGACTCCCTACTCGCACAGGGCCGCCCGCCCCATCGGCCGGAGCCGGAGCGCCTGCAACGGGCGCCGTCACCACCGGTCCTCCCGGGCCGGGCTCCGGCCGGGTCCGCCGGATCGGTCACCGCCCGGACGTGTCACCGCCCGGACGGCTCAGGGACCGGACGGCTCACGGACCGCCGGGGGAGAGCCGGGCGAACCAGTCGATCGTCAGCGCCAGGCCCTTCTCGAAGTCCACGACCGGCTGCCAGCCGAACGCCGACCGGGCCAGTCCGATGTCCGGGCGACGCAGGGTGGGGTCGTCCCCGGGCCGCTCGACGAACTCGACCGGCGACGCCGAGGAGCACAACTCGCGGATGTGCTCCGCCAGTTCCAGGACGCTGAGCTCGACCGGGTTGCCGATGTTGACCGGCCCGTGGTGCCCGCTGGCGGCCGCCGCCAGGATGCCGCTGACGGTGTCGTCCACGTAGCAGATCGATCGGGTCTGCCCGCCGTCGCCGGCGACCGTGAGCGGCCGCCCGGCCAGCGCCTGCGTGATGAAGGTGGGCACCGCCCGTCCGTCGGTGGGCCGCATCCGCGGACCGTAGGTGTTGAAGAGCCGGACGATCACGGTGTCCACGCCCAGGGCGGTTCGGTAGGCGGTGGTGAGCGCCTCCGCGAAGCGCTTCGCCTCGTCGTACTGGCTGCGGGGGCCGACCGGGTTGACGTTGCCCCAGTAGGACTCCACCTGGGGGTGGACCAGCGGGTCGCCGTAGACCTCCGAGGTGGAGGCCAGTAGGAACCGGGCGCCCTTGCGGCGCGCCAGCTCCAACGCGTTCAGCGTGCCGTGGGCACCGGCCCTGAGGGTCTCGATCGGGTGTCTCGCGTAGTCGTGCGGCGAGGCGGGCGAGGCGAGGTGGAGCACCAGGTCGACCGGCCCCTCGACGTCGAACTCCTCGGAGACGTCGCTGCGGTCCAGGACGAACCCCGGGTCGTCGGCCCGGGTGGCCAGGTTGTCGACCGATCCGGTGAGGAGGTTGTCGACGCAGACGACCGAGGTGCCCTCCTCCCGCAGCCGGTCGCACAGGTGCGAGCCGACGAAGCCCGCGCCGCCGGTGACCACCGCCCGGCGGACCGTGCGCTCCTCGTCCGGGCCGAAGCCGTCCGACCTGCCCGACCTGTCCGCGTCCCGGCCGCTCCGGTCCATCTGCTTCTCCTCTGTCGTCTCTGTCGCCGTACCGCGCGTCATGGTCAGGACTCCCGCAGCGAGCGGCCGGTCTTGGTGAGGAACACGTCGTCCAGGGTGGGGCGGTGCAGCTCGATGGTGGCCAGCTCGATCCCGGCGTCCGCCAGGGCCCGCATGATCTGCGGCATCGCCGTCTCGCCGGCGTCCACCGACAGGCGCAGCCCGCCGCCCTCGCGCACCTCGGCCGAGCGCACGCACTCCTGCTCGGCCAGCACCCCGGAGGCCTTCTCCGCGGCGTCGGCGTCGGCCACTCCGACGGTGACCACCTCGCCCGCGATCGAGCGCTTGAGTGCGGTCGGCGTTCCCTCGGCGACGATGCCGCCGCCGTCGATGATGGCGATGCGGTCGCAGAGTGCGTCCGCCTCGTCCAGGTAGTGCGTGGTCAGGAAGACCGTCATGCCCTCGCTGCGCAGCCGGCGGATCTCGTCCCACATGTGCGAGCGGCTCTGCGGGTCCAGGCCCGAGGTGGGCTCGTCCAGGAAGAGCACCTTGGGCCGGTGGATCACGCCGAGGGCGATGTCCACCCGCCGGCGCTGCCCCCCGGAGTAGGTACGGCAGTTGCGGTCGGCGTACTCGGTGAGGTCGAAGGCGTCGAGGGCGGCGACCGCCCGGCTCTGCGCCTCGGCCTTGCCGATGCCGTGCATCCGGGCCTGCATCACCAGTTCCTCACGGGCCGTCACATCGTCCCAGGTGCCGCCGCCCTGGGCGATGTAGCCGATGCTGCGGCGGACCTGGGCCTGCTGGGTGCGCAGGTCGGCGCCGGCGATGACGGCGTCGCCGGCGTCCGGGCGCAGCAGGGTGGCGAGCATCCGCAGGGTGGTGGTCTTGCCCGCGCCGTTGGGACCGAGGAAGCCGAAGATCTCACCTTCGGCCACGGTGAGGTCCAGGCCCGCCACCGCCTCCACGTCGGTGCTCTTGCGGCGCCGTCCGGTCTGGAAGGACTTCCGAAGTCCGTTGGTCTCGATCATCGGGATGTCCTTGTCAGCCGGCGGGGATCGGTGCGGAGGTGGGGGCGAGGGCGGGTGCTGCCACGACGGCGGGCACGGGTCCTGCTGGGGGCACGGGTGGCACGGGCACCGCTGCCCGGCCCGGGTCGGCCGTCACCGGACGGAGCGGGCGAAGAGGCGGGCCGACCAGGTGAGCGCCAGCACCGCCATGGCGGCCATCAGCGTGATGCTCTGCCAGACCGCGGGATCGCCGGCGTGGCCGGCGAACAGCGAGCGCATGCCGACCACCGTCCAGCTGAAGGGGTTCCAGTCGGAGGCCCGGCGCAGCCAGAGCGGTGCCAGCGCGAGCGGCAGCAGCGTCCCCGACAGCAGCATCAGCGGCTGCGCGAGGTTGTTGACCAGTTGTCCGAGCACGTCCGGGCTGCTCACCTTGAGCGCGATGCCGTAGGAGATCGAGGCGCTGGTCAGGGTGATGAGCGCCAGCAGCACGTAGGCGAGCAGGAGGTCCGGGATCCGGACGAAGAGTCCGAGGGGCATGGACAGCACGATGATGATGCCGGCCTGGATGACCAGCGTGACCACGTCCCGCAGGGCCCGGCCGAGCAGCAGCGCCACCCGGCTGATCGGGGTGACCCGGGCCCGTTCGATGACGCCCGAGCCCAGCTCGGCGAGCAGGCCGAAGCCCACGTAGAGGCCCCCGCCGAGGGCCAGGGCGACCAGCATGCCGGGCACGTAGATCCGGTAGGCGTCGGTCATCGAGCCGGCGCCCATGGAGGCGAGCGCCGGCTTGAGCAGCGGCGCGAACAGGGCCAGGTAGACGACCGGCTGAGCCACGCCCAGGACGATCGAGAGCGGGGACCTCACCATCAGCAGCATGTGCCGCTGGAACACCAGCCAGGTGTCGCGGAGCGTCTTCACGTCTGTGCGCTTCCCGTTCTTTTGGATGTCGAAGTGGCCTGGAGGGCCTGGGTGGTCGGCCTGCGGCCGGGAGGCCTGGGTGGTCCAGGCGCGGGTGGACGAGGAGGCTCGGGTGGTGCACGAGGTCCGGGTGGCGACGAGGAGGCTCGGGTGGTGCACGAGGTCCGGGTGGTTCGGAGGCCCTCGGTGGTTCAGGAGCTCCGGACGACCGGGGCGTCCTCGGCCGGCAGGCCGGGTCCGCCGGGTCGGCCGGACCCGGCGGTTCTGGCGAGCAGGGCCTCCAGGTGGTCGGCCGCGGCCGGTGCGCCCCCGGCGGCGGCGAAGGACTCGCTCACCCGCCGAGCCGCGGCCCGGTAGGACGGGTCGTCCAGTACGGCCAGCAGGTCCTCGCGCAGCTGCTGCGGCCGGACGCCGGCGAACCGGACCCGCCGGCCGGCGCCGGCCGCCACCACCTGGGCGGCGTTGATGGGCTGGTCCCCCTTGATCGGGGCCACCACCAGCGGCACCCCGTGGGCCAGCGCCTCGCAGACGGTGTTCAGCCCGCCGTGGCTGACCACCGCGTCCAGCCGGGGCATCAGTTCCAGCACCGGTACCCGGGGGCGGACCAGGACGTGCGCCGGCGGTTCGGTGACGGTGCCGTCCGGCGCCGCCAGGATCGCCTGGACGCTGTCACCGAGCGGTCGCAGGGCCTCGACGACCCGGGCGTGGAACTCCCGGGCGAGGTCCAGCGACAGGGTGCCCACCGTGACCAGGACCAGGCGCCGGGCGGGGTCCGGCCAGTCCCACGGGAATGCCGTGTCCGGAGCCCTCGGTGCCAGGGCGGGGCCGACCAGGACGGCGTTCCCGGGCCACTCCAGCGGGCCGGTCAGGGCCTCGCCGGTGAAGCCGATCAGCAGGTGCGGCGAGAAGCGCAGGTCGTGCGGCGGTTCGCCGGGGAGGCCTGCGGCGGTCCAGACGGCCGCCATTCGCTGGTGGATCCACTCCTCCACCTTGGGCAGCGCGCGGTAGGGGCGGGTGAGTTCCATGGTGGTCGGCGCCAGCGAGGCCCAGGGCAGGTCGGCCCGGTGGGCGGCGACCGCGCCGGCGACCGCGTGCTGGTCCACCGCCAGGACGTCGGGCCGGAAGGCCGCGACGGCCCGCTCGATGCCCGGCAGCGTGCTCTTCGCGTGCGGCACGATGTAGCCGTCCCAGCGCGACTTCGCGGCGGCCATGCCCCGGTCCGCCTGGCCGCGGTGGGCCCGCAGCGGGATCGGGGCGATCGAGGCGTCCGGGCCGAGCAGCGGTCGCAGGAAGGACTCGGAGCCGGCCCAGAGCACCTCGTGCCCGCGCCCGAGCAGTTCCCGGGAGACGGCGGCCAGTGGGTTCACGTGGCCGGTCAGCGGAAGCGAGACGAAGAGGTAGCGGCCCATCAGTACCGTGCCGGGGTCGTGGAGTCGGCCATGGCCGGTCCGGCGTTCTCGTCCTGCCCGGCGTTCTCGTCCTGCCCGGCCGCGACGAGGTCGGCGACGTCCCCGACGGTCAGCGCGATGATCTGGTCGATGTCGAGGCCGGCCACGTGCTCGACCAGGTCCACGTGGTCCCCGTAGGCGCGCCGCAGGACCAGGCTCCAGGCCGCCAACTCATGGCTCTCCAACAGTAGTTCTCCGTCGAGGCGGGTGTCCGGGCGGACGGCGTCCGACCAGGCGCGGTCTTCGCCGACGACCTCCCGCAGGAGCTCCGCGATCCGGCGGACCACCTCCGCCCCGGCCGGGTCCGCGGTCACGGCGTCAGGCCGGACGGCGGCGTCCGCGGGGAGTCCTGCCGGGGCTTGGTGGCCCGCAACGCGCCGTAGGTGATGACGCCGGTGTCGAAGCCCTTCTTCATCAACGGGCCCGCGTGGAAGAAGCCGAGGACGTCCACGCCGCGCCGGCGGGCCAGGTCGCGCATCAGCTTGGGGCCCCGTTCGAACTGCTGGATCTGCGCGAAGCCCGGGTCCCAGGAGTTGGCGACGGCGCCGCTCCAGTCCACCGTGGCCACGTCGGCGAAGCCGGCCGCGGCGGCCAGTCGCTCGTGCTCCTCCAGGGACGAGAAGTCGGGCATCACCTGGTGGACCAGGATCTGCCGGACGAGCTCCCGCTCGTCGTCGTCGAGTTCGCCGTCGCGGACCGCCCAGGTGGCGACGGCGAGCGTGCCGCCCGGGGTGAGGAGTCGCATCGCCTCGGCGAAGAAGGCCTCCCGGTCCGCGATGTGCATCAGGCTCTCCACGGCCCAGACCACGCCGAAGGACTCGTCCGGGTAGCCGTTGGCGAGTGCGTCGAGCTGGTGGAAGCGGGCGCGCTCGGCGAGGCCGGCGGCCTGGGCCTTCTCGTTGGCGCGGGCGGCCTGCCGGGCGCTGAGGGTGATCCCCTCGACGGTGCAGCCGAGCGGCCCGGCCAGATGCATCGCCGGGCCGCCGATGCCGCATCCGACGTCCAGCACCCGCGATCCGGCGGGCACGCCGGTGTAGTCGACGAGTTCGTGGACCAGCCGGTCGGTGGCCGCGTGCCGGTCCGCGCCTTCCAGTCCGGGGGTCTCCCCGGGGTCCCAGAAGCCGTGGTGGACATGTTCGCCCCACAGGTCCTCGTACAGATCGAGGGTGATGTCGTAGTAGCGCTCCACGGCCGAGTTCAGGCCGGGGTCGATGACTGGTTCCACGTGATGCCTGTCCTCGAAAAGTTGGCATGAATGCGTACAACAAGGCGGCGGAACAAGGCGGCGGA
The sequence above is a segment of the Kitasatospora sp. NBC_00240 genome. Coding sequences within it:
- a CDS encoding LacI family DNA-binding transcriptional regulator — encoded protein: MKHPTMKDVAQAAGVSLMTVSRVIAGEAGVSPDTAARVERAVRKLGYQRNDNARNLRQKRRGTSTIGLVVDDLADPFYALMVRSVEDEAHRRGYLVLVGSTNDEPRREREVIAAFTARQVDGLIIVPTIGGHGFLKPPMEAGTQVVCVDRPAKGLDVDTVTVDNRDGARGAVTHLLGHGHTRIAYLGDRYEIWTQSERYAGYLEALIDHGLAVDPDLVRHGLRSHGDAQDALAELRVLPDPPTALFTSNDVITLGVLNGLDHPTPMSIVGFDDLPLAKQLDPPLTVVSQDPVAVGSTAANLLFSRIDGDRSAPRKVVLLTRFIARRSGERPVQRVSD
- a CDS encoding GH92 family glycosyl hydrolase; translated protein: MLLTVLRFRAAAVVSSVLLAAFGAGGLATPPAQAAASNLTQYVDPFIGTDDSNAPNPVGGGAGGSTYPGAVVPFGGVQFSPDTPTASPSGYRNSDTSIEDFSLTHFDGAGCANNEDLPLLPVTGALGASPGTNWTGYASGYTKSNESAAPGFYKNRLDKYATDVELTATTRTGMGRLTYPSSTASQLLINTSRSATGNRSGSVKVNGSEVTGSVTAGGFCGSSKTYQIFFDIRFDRAPSSFGTWSGGTVSAGSASTSGTNTGAYVTFDTTGSRTVQFKVALSYVSIAGAQADLVAENNGWDFGAVRSAADTSWNQILDRARVAGGSADDLEKFYTSLYHVFQSPNIASDVNGDYRGFDGAVHNSSRPVYQNYSGWDIYRSWAALIALIAPTEASDIAKSMVLDGQQGGLLPKWSQQTNEDFVMTGDPGPIIVGSMYAFGARGFDTAAALALMKKSSEGGTAQGSPIRGNQSTYTSLHYLPGAPSDSLEYSASDFAVAQFAKALGNTSDYSTYMTRAQWWRNTFSPESGYTQPRNSDGSWKWPLEPGAQSDFTEGNAAQYTWMVPYDFADLINTMGGRQTAVQRLDHHFTQVNAGQSLPYYYIGNEPEHGVPWAYNYARNPAGASAAVRKVMTESFTTGPSGLPGNDDLGATSAWYVWAALGLYPSTPGADTLAVHGPSFPSVLIQRPGGNITINSSGGGSYVQGLKVNGTATSHNYLRYPDVAAGATLDFTMGAAPSTSWGTGGSDVPPSFQDGATAVPAAPELGTNLAQGRATSASAPCAAAESSDKAVDSALRNNSKWCSPTAGASLQVDLGSAQTVASVVVKHAGLGGENTAWNTGAFQVQTSTDGTNWTTAASVTGSRSSRTYTPFAARSARYVRVVVSVPSNTGGSTVTRLYELEAYGSGPAGPGTQAGPITSGLNSGKCVDDFSSSTTSGNAIVLWDCNGSGAQSWTPTDGALQVLGKCLDVTSSGTANGTLVQLWDCNKTGAQQWQAVNGTLVNPNSGRCLDVPASDTTNGVRLDIRDCSGDADQKWTLTASV
- a CDS encoding UDP-glucuronic acid decarboxylase family protein, whose amino-acid sequence is MDRSGRDADRSGRSDGFGPDEERTVRRAVVTGGAGFVGSHLCDRLREEGTSVVCVDNLLTGSVDNLATRADDPGFVLDRSDVSEEFDVEGPVDLVLHLASPASPHDYARHPIETLRAGAHGTLNALELARRKGARFLLASTSEVYGDPLVHPQVESYWGNVNPVGPRSQYDEAKRFAEALTTAYRTALGVDTVIVRLFNTYGPRMRPTDGRAVPTFITQALAGRPLTVAGDGGQTRSICYVDDTVSGILAAAASGHHGPVNIGNPVELSVLELAEHIRELCSSASPVEFVERPGDDPTLRRPDIGLARSAFGWQPVVDFEKGLALTIDWFARLSPGGP
- a CDS encoding glycoside hydrolase family 6 protein; the protein is MSTPESVRRAAPSPDGRATEEQPATSRRRRTALLALAAGATAGAVLLATQTGAGAAVQGSLAGGTQFYKDPASQVVKWVAANPNDSRTSVISKRVASQPQGIWFANYRPDTITSDVRTITAAAAGAGRVPVLVVYEIPNRDCGGASAGGAPDLASYDAWVTKFAAGLGSGPSLIVLEPDSIALTTCLSAQQQTDRFASLSRAGATIHAAAPNAKVYLDGGHSTWNSAATQADRLRSAGILANANGFFTNVSNFNTTAGEVGYSKSVLSALGNPGNLHAVIDTSRNGNGPAGGGAWCDPAGRSIGNYPTAATGDASIDAFLWVKPPGEADGCAAAAGTFSADVAYQLAANAPDPSPQPTATPTATVTPTATVTPTATATPTATPTATATPTATPTSGTTACSIAYRTNTWSTGFTADITVKNTGTAPISSWTLKWTYGGDQKVTGFWNTKITQSGAVVTATDLGYNGTLAAGASTGFGFQGTYNAANPTPTAFTLNGAACSAI